DNA from Spirochaetota bacterium:
AAGGTAGCCGATATCGATCAGCTCTAGGAGGATGAGGGCCTCCACGTCATTGATGAGCTCCTTTGGAAGGTCCCCGGGCCCTCCATGGTGATGCAGGTCCATCAGCCGTGACAGCGCCGGATAGTAATTCCTCCTGTGTTTCTGGAGGGCCCTTATTTCTTTTTTATAGTCCATGGCTGTCCCGCGGCGATCATTCCCTGCGCCGATCGAACACTTCCATTATGGCCTCGGCCATGAGGCGGTATCCCTCGACGTTGGGGTGCACCATGTCCGCCTGGACCAGGCTGTGGATATCGGTCCCCTCGGACATCTTTTTCTTCCAGTACTGGTGGACCAGGGCGATGGGAATGCTCTCTTCGCTGGAAACCTCGCTGAGCCTGCTGTAGAAATTCTCAGCCATGAAATCAACGTCCTGGTGCATGATCGGCACCGATGTCAGGAGGAGGATTTCAGCGTCTGTATCGGTCCGTATGTGGTCCACGATGGTTTTTATCGTGTTCTTGAACTGCGCCGGCGGCACCCCGGTGAAAGCGTCATTGAGGGCGAACTGGACGAACACAAGGTCCGGGTCGCCGTCAAGAACGTCCTCGCGGAGGCGGTACAATCCCCCCTCTGCCGTATCGCCGGGGATGCCCCGGTTGAGGATCGACACGTCGCAGTCAGGAAAAAGGGATTGGAGCATTTCGGCGATGAAATCGAGATATCCCTTCCTCACCATCCACCCCTGGGTGAGGGAGTCGCCGAGGGCGATAATTTTTAAATGTTCGCCCGATGTGAGCTTCTTAATCGATTTTTGCAGTTTCAATGTCTTCTCCCATATCTTAACTGAAACATCATCGATGAGCCCCCTGTATTAGTAAATCATATATCCACAGGGACTCATTAAAAATTGGGCATTTACATCCGCTCCCAGGAATGCCAAAAATCTGCTTAATAACTTATTCACATTGAATTTTTAGCTGTTACAGTTCAAAAAAATAGTAATTAATTGATTAAATGAATAAATTTATATATTAATTATGCTAAAATTATACATTTTTTTTTGATATATAAATATTAATATTGATTTTAGAGATACCCTGTACTACACTAATATCCTGCCAAAAAATATGTCACGTGGTTCAAACTCAACGGGAGCTGGTTATGAAAATAGAAATCACCATCCTTGGACTTTTAATGGAAGAAAACCTTTACGGCTATGAGATCAAGAAAAAAATCGTGGAGCGTCTTGAAGATTACGTGGACATCAAATTCGGCTCCATCTACTACGCCATAAAAAAGGCCGTTGACAATGGCTGGGTGAAGCGTGTCGGCACGGAAAAGGACAGCGGGAACCCAGAGCGGTACATCTATGAAATAATGCCGAACGGAAAGAAATATTACAAAAAGCTCCTGAAGCAGTATTTCGACAAGACCATGATCCACTTCGACATCGACATCGTGCTCATGTTCATCAACTACCTCACGGAAGAGCAGAAGAAGCAGTTCATCGAACAGCGGACATCGATGCTCAAGGAAAAGCTGGACGCCATCAAGAAGAAAATCGACGAGGACAAGACGCAGCCCGGCGAGCAATCCTATCATGAAATTTTCACGTACCTGGAGCAGCACCTGAAGGCGGAGATGAACTGGCTGAAGTCGCTGAACTGGTAGTGGGCCGCTCTCAGAGCGAGTCCACGAGATCCTGGAGAAAATCGGCCTTCTTTTCCATCACCACGTCCTCCAGCCTGTTTTTCAGCAGGGTCAAATCATGATGGGCTCGGCGCGACAGCATCGCCTTCTTGTCCCCGCCTGCCGCTTCCCTGTCCAGGAGCTGCTCAGCCAGCGACTTGTTGACGGTCTCGATCCTGGCGACATTGTAATAATGCCGGCGCGCCAGGGTCATGGCAATATTGAGGAGGAAGTCATCCTGCTTTTCCGCAACCTCCTTCAGATCATTTTTGCGGACCCTGGTCATGATGACCGTGTTTTTAGCCTTCAGCGTCGCGGCCCGGTTCTCCCCCAGGAGAAGGGCCATCTCGCCGATGACCGTCCCCGGCTGGTCGATCATGCTGATCTTGCTCCCGTTCAGGAATAGATCGATGGCGCCGCTCTTGAGGATGAAGAGCTCATCACCCGGCGTGTTTTCCTCGCAAATGACCGAACCGCGCTGGTACTCGATTTCCTTGTCCGACAGTGACGCGGCGACGGTCATGGTGGAAGGCTCTGAGGATTTGACATAGGCCTCGCCTTTCTTGCTGGTGAGCGTGCCGTCATATTGTTCGACCAGCTCCTTCAGCCACGGGAGGCGCCGCTTGTCGTACTCCTGCTTGAGGCGGCCGACGATGGAATAATAGGCCGTGGCGTATTCGCGCATTTTGCTCTCTTCACCCTCGAGATCTTTCAGGTTCTTCTGCAGAATCTTATTGGTGAGCATGACCTGCTTTGCCAGGACCATGGCCGCGTTCAGGGCGAAGGAATAATTGCTGAGGCCGGCAATGAATTTTTCCAGTGATATTTTTTTTATATCGCTGCCGCCGTCCGCCACGGCGGTCTCAATGCGGCCGCTGTCCGTCCCGAGGAATTTCTTCATGATAATTTCAGTGGATCCGACAATGAGGTTTTTCCCGGAAATGGCGTACTTGTCGACGTTGGAGAGATAGAAATAGACGGATCCTTCGCTCAGGAAAAATACCGAGTCCGCCGCCCCTGTGGCGGCATACAATTTCAAGTAATTACCGCTCATGGTTGTGGCTACCGGCTCGTTTATTTCAGGACGCCCTTAATGGTCTCCAGGAGCTCTTCCTTGTTGAATGGCTTCTGGACATAGGCAGCGGCATGAATCGTGTGGTCGTTCAGCTTGATCGTTTTTTCATTAAGGGCCGAGACCACGATTACTCGCGCTTTCGGATCGTATTCGCAAATAGACTGGACCGCCTTGATGCCATCGACGCCGCCCATGGTGATGTCCATGGTGACAAAATCAGGCTTCAGCGATTTATATTTTTCAACGCCGTCGGCGCCGTTGTCCGCCTCGTCAAGGACCTTGTGTCCGCCGCTTTCAATGGATTCGCGAAGTATTTTTCTCATAAATTTGGAATCATCAACAATCAATGCAGCTGCCATTGGATCCACCTGTATGGATGAATTAAATACCTTGGAATTATACTGAAAAACAACCCCTTCGAGTTTTTCAGATATCCTCATGAACAATTATACAATAATAGTTTTACTGATCAATAACTTTTATTTTTTTTCTGGATAATAATATCCGCCACAGGCTGCCTGCCCGGAAGGATGACATACTTCTTGACATAACCATGTGATTAGATAATCATTACCCTGTGGGCAACTCTCGCATTCAGAACGCGACAATGAAAGTGCCTCCAAGAAACATATACATTCGATTTTTCGAGGTCCCTGCATTTAAAAAAGGCCTCGTATATGAAGAATTAATCCCTGATTCGACATAACAGCCCTGCAAGGAGATTATACAATGCGCCGTATTGCGCCCCTTCTCATGTTAACGCTGATACTATCCTGTACGCCTAAATATATCATCGATCACGGGCGGCCCGTCAGGCCCCTGGATCTTCCAAAAGACGATGCCGCCCATTACACGGCCCAGATGGAGTGGTGGTATTATACCGGGCACCTTCGGGCCGATGACGGGACCGAGTACGGATTCGAGGTCACTTTTTTCAAGCGCCTCACCGGAGAGGACAGGGCGCCGGCATGTCTCTTCAGGATGCCTGCACACTGGATCAAGGAGGTCGCCATGCTGGGCCATTTCGCGGTCACCGACCTGGATCAGAAGAAATTCAAGGCTGCCGAGATCCACAACCTTGCCAGGCAATGGAAGGCGGACCCCGACCACTACCATGTAGCCATCAACGGATGGTCCGCCGAAGCTAAGGAGGGCTCCCACATGGTCAGCGCCTCCATGTGCGGCTATTCGGTGGACCTCAAGCTGACGCCCAACAAGGCTGCGGCGCTGAACGGACCGGGCGGCATACTCGACAAGGGCGTCAATACCAACTACTATTATTCCTACACCAACATGGGAGTCGAGGGCACCATTACCGTAAAAGGTAAAAAGAAGACCGTCACAGGCAAGGCCTGGATGGACCATGAATTCGGCCCCATGAGCCTTCTTTCAAAGAAGATCGGATGGGACTGGTTCAGCATCCAGTTGGAGAACAACACGGAGCTCATGATATACCTCATCAAGGAGAACGACAGCGTGGTGCCCCACTCGGGCGGGAACTACGTGGACGCGGAAGGCAAGACCCGTCTCCTCGCGCTTTCCGACATCGAAGTGACGTCAACCGCCGCCTGGACAAGCCCGAAAACCAAGGCGGTATATCCCGCCCGGTGGACTATCGCCATCAAGCCCCTGAACCTGCTGCTCCATGTTAAGCCGATGCTGGCCGAGCAGGAGTTGACGCTCAATCCCGTGACCTACTGGGAAGGAGCGGTGACGGTGGAAGGCTCGGCGGGGGGACAGGCCGTCGCCGGCAGGGGCTACATCGAGCTCGTGGGATATGATAAAAAATCATCTTTTGATAAATACAAGCACACGACGAAATGACGGCTGAAAGGGGATCCAGGTACCTTCTCCAGGTGCAGAAAACGGTGGGACGCGCCATCAATCGCTACGGCCTTATCGCCGCCGGAGACCGGATCGCCGTGGGAGTTTCGGGCGGGAAGGATTCCGTCGTGCTCCTCGAAACCCTGGCGGTGCGGCGCCGGTGGATACCGATACATTACGAAATCCACGCCCTGCACATCAACGTGAAAAATATCACCGCCGAACTCGACCGGGACTACTACGAAAAGCTGTGCGCCGACCTGGACATCACCTTCCATCACCGGTCGATTGCAATCGATCTTGACCGCGACCCCTCCAAGACCGTCTGCTTCGTATGTGCCTGGCACCGGCGCAAGGAGCTCTTCACCCTCGTCAAGGAGCTCCGATGCGGGCGACTAGCCCTGGGCCACCACATGGACGACGCGCTGGAGACCCTGTTGCTGAACATGACTTTCAACGGCTCCATCAGCTCGATGCCGCCGAAGCTCTCCATGTTCGGTGGCGAGTTCGATATCATTCGTCCGCTGATACTGCTCAAGGAAAAGGAAGTGGAGCGGTACGCCAGGATCAGGGAGTTCCCGGTGCCCCGATCCCAGTGCCCCTACGGCGACACGACCCGCAGGGCCGACATGAAGCGCCTCATCGGCGAGCTGGCGCGCATGAACAAAAAAGCGAAGAACAATATCTTTCGGGCCATGTCGAATATACACGGCGACTATCTGCCGCCTGAATAAATTATAACTGAAACGCATCCATGCCCTGAACAATGGGTATAGCCCTGTCTCTGGAAACGAAATAATATGATACAGGATGAGCGGATCACATACCTGAACAAAAACCATGCCGTGAAGGGGGACTACGTTCTCTACTGGATGCAGCAGTCCCAGCGGGCCGAGTGCAACCATGCCCTGGAATTCGCGGTGGCACGGGCGAACGAGCGTTCATCGCCCCTCCTGGTTTTTTTCGGAATAACTCCCTCCTTCCCGGAAGCCAACGAGCGGCATTACCGTTTCATGATAGAAGGGCTCCGCCACACGAAGGCGCTTTTAAAAAAACGCGGCATCGCCATGACGGTCCGTATCTGCTCACCCGATCTTGGAGCCGTGGAGCTCTCCCGCCATGCCGCCCTGGTCGTGACGGACCGCGGGTACCTGCGCATCCAGCGGCAGTGGCGTTCCCGTGCGGCGGCGGAGATGAAATGCCCCCTCATACAGGTCGAGAGCGACGCCATCGTGCCGGTCGAAACGGCATCGCCCAAGGAAGCATACACGGCGGGGACCCTCCGGCCGAAGATCCTGGCCCTGCTCCCCTTTTACCTGAAGCCGCTGCGCCATGGGCGCCTTCAAGTCGATTCGGCCGGCCTGAAGGGCCAATCCCTGGACCTTGATGACCTTGACGCGGTCATGGAAAAAATCGATTGCGACCGCGCTGTCGGGCCGGTGAGCTGGATTCGGGGCGGCACCGGTGAGGCAAAGCGTCTTTTGCGCCGCTTCATTGCGGAAAAGCTCGACAGCGTGCCGCACAGCAGGAACGACCCGTCGCTGGACTGCGTGTCCCACCTGTCTCCCTATCTTCACTTCGGACAGATATCGCCGCTCCACGTGGCCCTGGAAGTGCTGAAAACAAAATCGCCGGGCAGGGATGTTTTTCTGGAGGAGCTCATCGTGCGCCGCGAGCTCGGATTCAATTTCGTCTTCTATAACAGCTCTTACGATACGATAGGATGCCTCCCGGAGTGGGCGCTGAAGACGCTGAATAAACATGGCAGGGACCGGCGCGAATATCTTTACGACAGGGGCGCTCTCGAAAGCGCCCGCACCCATGACCCCTACTGGAACGCGGCGCAGAAGGAACTGCTCCTCCGGGGGGCGATCCACGGGTACATGCGCATGTACTGGGGAAAAAAAATTCTCGAGTGGTCACCGTCTCCCGAAGAGGCCTTCGCGACGGCCCTGGCCCTCAACAACAGATACAGCCTTGACGGCAGGGACCCGAACAGCTTCGCCGGCGTGGCCTGGTGCTTCGGCAAGCATGACCGCCCCTGGGCCGAGCGGCCAATCTTCGGCACCGTCAGGTACATGAACGACAGGGGCCTCGAGCGGAAGTTCGACATGGACCGTTACATCGAGCGGGTCGACTCGGCCGAATAACGCCGGGCCCTGAAGGTGACCTATACCTTGAAATAACTCACCGACGATTTCAGCGCCGCGGCCGCTTCGGCGACAGACTGCGACGTGCTTGCGATCTCTTCGGCGCCGGCGGAATAGGTGTCGCTGAGGTGCGTGATGGTGTTCATTGACTGGGTTATCTCGTAGACGCCTATCTTCTGCTCTCCCGTCGCGATCTTTATGTCCTCGGACCTCGACTTGAGCATCATGACATTTTCCTGCACCGTGCTGTTCGTCTGCATCTGCGAGGCCATGGCGTTATTGATCTGCTTCATGCCGTTTTCAATGGAATCGACGCCGTGGATGATCCGCTGGAGCGTCTCCGTCGTGCCGATGATCTCCTTCATTCCCTTCGAAATCTCGACATTGCTCATCGTAATGAGGGACGTGATCTCGCTGATGCTGTGCGCCGTCTGGTCCGCGAGCTTGGAAATCTCCTCGGCCACCACGGCAAAGCCGCGGCCCGCCTCGCCGGCGCGGGCGGCCTCGATCGACGCGTTCAGCGAGAGGAGGTTGATCCGGTCCGAGATATCGTTGATGATGTTGACGATGTTCATCATGTCGTTGGAACTGCGGGTGACGGCGTTCATCGTCTCGTTCATGTTCTTGAGGGACTGCTCGCCCGCCTGGATGTCGGCGGCGATCGCCTGGGTGACGGCGAAGGTCTCCTTCACCGAGGAGCTCATCCCGTGGATGTACTGGGACAGGAGCTGCATGTGCTCGATGAGGTGCATCAGGTCGTTGAAGAGGTCCACCGTGTTGCCCGCCACGCTGCCGATGCTTGAGGACATCTCCTCCATCGACGCCGTTATTTCCTCCGCGTTGGCCGCTTCCTGCTGCGCCGATTCGGAGAACTGGTTCGACGTCGACGCCATCTGCTCGGACGACGCCGCCAGCTGGGTCGACATGGAAACGATATCGCCGGCTATGCCGCGGATCCGCTCCGAGAGGATGTTCATTGACGTACCGAGCATCCCGATCTCGTTGCCGCCGCTATTCTCAATCCTCCCGCCGGTGAAGTCCCCCTGGGCGAAGGTGACGGCCCGCTCGCGGAGCTCTGACAGGGGAGCGAAACGCTCGCTGAAGCTTTTGTACAGCAGCGCCGTGGCGATGCAGAGCCAGAACATCGTCATGCCGGCCATCCAGTAGAGGAGTGTAAGGGAGTACTTCTCAAGGTCCACCGACTCCGCGTTATCGATTTTCGACACAGCCGCATACAAGTCCCCGAGGGCGTGGTTTCCCACCGTTATAGCGGTGACGATGAGGATCAAGCACAGGACGAAGCAGATGGTGATGGCCCCGGCGACGATCTGGCCGGCCAGGGAGCCGAGGACGGTCCTTGTCCTGTCGGAAATAACATGATCCGCCTGGCGGAACATATCGAGCTCTGAAAATCTTTTTATCAGCTCCTTGGCGACGTAATTGTAATGGATGAGTGAAATGGTGATGACGCAGGCCCCGGCTATCCAGAGGTTCAGGAGCTGCTGAAACCGGATGCCGGATATGAGGGAGACCCCGATGCTCACGACGAGAAATCCCAACGTCCATCGGGCCACGATGCTTACAGAAGACAACACGTTGAAGCTGTTGAAACGTTCGCGCACGCCTATTTTCAGAATATCGTCGATCTGACCGCCGCGGTCGAGGGCGGAACAGTATTTCCTGAAGGGTCTGAATAGAAAGCGGTACCATAGCGCATTGAGTATCAGGAATATTACCGCCGTGACGCCTACGGTTATGATGAAGGCATAAACCTGTTTCTCGCTCAGCGTAACGCTGTACAGATACACGGCGACCACCAGCGGAATGACGATCAGATAGGAAATGCCGTCAGTAAGAAACATGCATTTGAAAAAAAAACGACGAAGAAGCCTTGAAGCACTATCCCTGTGTTCCATATGTCCCCCAACGAATATCTTTTTTTTGAAAAACCCTGATGGCCACACCTTGACGCCATCATAACTAATTATTCATTAAACAGCTATCGTGCCCTGTTTGTTTGTTTTGAATCGTCACGATACATCAGTCTTGCTGCAAAAAGGTCATTTCTCCTCACCCCGGCAAGGGGGGTTCGAAATGACATATTCAGAAAAGCTAAAAGCTTATTGAATGCTTCGCAATCGGGCGCGATCAATCGCAGCCGTAGCGGTGCAGCCCGATTATTTTTTTTCCTCCACTATTCGAATGGCCACGTCGTCATTGACGATTTCAGCCACGGCCGTGCCGCCTCCGGCAAGCCTGCCGAAGAGGACCTCGTCGACAAAGTATTTCTTTATCTTGTCCTGCACCAGGCGGTCGATCTCCCGGGCGCCGAACTTCGGCGAATATCCCTTGCCGCCGAGCCAGCGATAGCATTCATCGGTCACCTCGAGGACGATATGCTTCTCAGCGAGCTGCTTCCGGAAGAGATCGATCGACTTTTTCACGATCTGCACGATGACATCCATGTCGAGATCGTTGAACTTCACGACCGCGTCGAGGCGGTTCCTGAATTCAGGCGAGAAGATCCGGTCCACGGCGTCCTTGATTGCGGTCTCAGTGACCGTGCGGTCCTCGAAGCCCATCTGGGCCTTGCCGATCTCCCTGGCCCCGGCGTTGGAGGTCATGATGATGATGACGTTGCGGAAGTCCGCCTTCTTGCCGGTGTTGTCCGTGAGGGTGGCGTAGTCCATCACCTGTAGGAGCGTGTTGAATATGTCCTGGTGCGCTTTCTCGATCTCGTCAAGGAGAAGCACGGCGTAGGGCGTTTTCCTGATCGCCTCGGTGAGGAGGCCCCCCTCCTCGTACCCGACATAGCCCGGAGGCGCGCCGATGAGCCGCGCCACCGTGTGCTTCTCCTGGTATTCGCTCATGTCGTAGCGATGGAGCTTCACCCCGAGGGTCTGGGCCAGCTGCCGCGCCAGCTCGGTCTTGCCCACGCCGGTGGGGCCGACGAAGAGGAACGACGCGATGGGCCGGTCCGGGTTGCCGAAGCCGGCTCGGTTGCGCTTGATCGCCTCGCACACGTGCTCGATGGCGCCGTCCTGGCCGAAAATCTGCCGCTTCAGCTCCGCCTCGATGTCCTTCAGCCTTGTCGTTTCCGAGGAGGAGACGCTCTTTTCCGGTATCTTGGCCATCTTGGCGATGACCTTCTCGATGTCATGGACGGTTATCGAAATCTCCTCGTCGTCGCTCTCGCGGTACATCCTGGTGAAGGCGCCCGCCTCGTCAATGACGTCGATGGCCTTGTCCGGCAGGAATCGGTCGTTGATGTACTTAGAGGAGAGCTCCACCGCCGCCCGCAGTGCATCGTCGGAATATTTCACATTGTGGTATTTCTCGTAGCGCTCCTGGAGCCCCGCCAGGATATCGCGGGTCTCCTCCATGGTCGTTTCCGGGATCTCGATCTTCTGGAAGCGCCGCGACAGGGCGCGGTCCTTGTCGAAATACTTCTTGTACTCCTCGTAGGTGGTGGTGCCGATGCACTTCACCTTGCCGTGCGAGAGGAGGGGTTTCAGCATGTTCGACGCGTCCATGGACCCTCCCGACACGGCGCCGGCACCCACCACGGTGTGGATCTCGTCGATGAAGAGGATGACGTTCTTCATCCCCTGGAGCTCGGCGATGACCTTTTTCATCCGCTCCTCGAAATCGCCCCGGAACCGCGTGCCGGCTATGAGGGAGCCCATGTCCAGGGAATATATCTTCGCGTCCTGGAGGGGCCGCGGCACCTCGCCGCGGGCTATGAACTGGGCCAGCCCCTCGGTGATGGCGGTCTTGCCCACGCCGGGATCGCCCACGTGGATGGGGTTGTTCTTTATGCGGCGGCAGAGGACCTGCACCGTGCGCTCGATGATGTCCTTCCTGCCGATGAGGGGATCGAGCTCTCCCGCCCCGGCCTTTTCGGTGAGCTCCGTGGTGAAGGCCTCGACCGCTTTTTTAGCGCCCTTTTTCTTTTCCCGCACGTCCGGCTCCGCCTCGGGCTCCCCTGCCATTTCCGCTTCCCCTTCATGGTCGGGAGGATACTGCGAAATGCCATGGGAGATGTAATTCAGCAGGCTGTAGCGCGTGATCCCCTCCTCCTGGAGGAAAAAGGCGGCGAAGGATTCGCTCTCGTCGAATATCGAAACCAGCACGTCGCTTATATCCAGCTCGTCCTTCTGGGCCGAGGAGGTGTGCCAGATGGCCCGTTCGAGGACGTTCTTGAAACCCTCGGACTGGACCGGCTCCTCGGCCTCCACCGTGGTGATGTGCTTGGTGAAGAATTCCTTGATCTTGCGGCTCAGGTTATCGATGTCTCCTCCGCTCCCCCGGATGATGTCCTTCCCCGTTTCATTGAACAGCGTCGCGTACAATACGTGTTCCGGGGTGAGATATTCGTGCTTCCGCATCTTGGCCTCCTGGAAGGCGGCCATCAGTATATTGTTTAATTCGTGGTTTATTTCCATCACGCTTCCTCGTATGAGCATTTCAGCGGGAATTCCCGCGCCCGCGCCATCTGGTGAACCTGTCCCACCTTGGTGACGGCGATATCAAAGGTGTAGACGCCGCACATCCCGGCCCCCTTCTTGTGGACGTCCATCATGACCTGCACGGCCTTGGCGGAGGGCATGCGAAATATCTTCATGAGAACCTCAACGACAAAATCCATGGTGGTATAATGGTCGTTGTGAAGGATGACCCGGAACATCTTCGGCTCATCGAGCCTCTTCTCGGTCTTGAGGCTCTGATCCTCGTCAAACTGGTATCCTGCACCCCTATTATCCGGCATATTCCTCCTCCGAATATGCAGCCACTGGCATATTAATTATACAAAGGAACGGCAATTTTGTCACATTTTTAGAAAAAATATTATGCACTCTGGATCCCCTTTTTATGTCCAGACAACAGGGAATGTCGCTATTTTTCAATTCTTTTATAATCTTCCCTGGTCCAGGTCTCGGACGACCAGTCGAAGGTTTCATGGGGATGGAAGTGGCC
Protein-coding regions in this window:
- a CDS encoding helix-turn-helix transcriptional regulator yields the protein MKIEITILGLLMEENLYGYEIKKKIVERLEDYVDIKFGSIYYAIKKAVDNGWVKRVGTEKDSGNPERYIYEIMPNGKKYYKKLLKQYFDKTMIHFDIDIVLMFINYLTEEQKKQFIEQRTSMLKEKLDAIKKKIDEDKTQPGEQSYHEIFTYLEQHLKAEMNWLKSLNW
- a CDS encoding cyclic nucleotide-binding domain-containing protein; the protein is MSGNYLKLYAATGAADSVFFLSEGSVYFYLSNVDKYAISGKNLIVGSTEIIMKKFLGTDSGRIETAVADGGSDIKKISLEKFIAGLSNYSFALNAAMVLAKQVMLTNKILQKNLKDLEGEESKMREYATAYYSIVGRLKQEYDKRRLPWLKELVEQYDGTLTSKKGEAYVKSSEPSTMTVAASLSDKEIEYQRGSVICEENTPGDELFILKSGAIDLFLNGSKISMIDQPGTVIGEMALLLGENRAATLKAKNTVIMTRVRKNDLKEVAEKQDDFLLNIAMTLARRHYYNVARIETVNKSLAEQLLDREAAGGDKKAMLSRRAHHDLTLLKNRLEDVVMEKKADFLQDLVDSL
- a CDS encoding response regulator; amino-acid sequence: MAAALIVDDSKFMRKILRESIESGGHKVLDEADNGADGVEKYKSLKPDFVTMDITMGGVDGIKAVQSICEYDPKARVIVVSALNEKTIKLNDHTIHAAAYVQKPFNKEELLETIKGVLK
- a CDS encoding tRNA 2-thiocytidine(32) synthetase TtcA, with product MTAERGSRYLLQVQKTVGRAINRYGLIAAGDRIAVGVSGGKDSVVLLETLAVRRRWIPIHYEIHALHINVKNITAELDRDYYEKLCADLDITFHHRSIAIDLDRDPSKTVCFVCAWHRRKELFTLVKELRCGRLALGHHMDDALETLLLNMTFNGSISSMPPKLSMFGGEFDIIRPLILLKEKEVERYARIREFPVPRSQCPYGDTTRRADMKRLIGELARMNKKAKNNIFRAMSNIHGDYLPPE
- a CDS encoding deoxyribodipyrimidine photo-lyase; translation: MIQDERITYLNKNHAVKGDYVLYWMQQSQRAECNHALEFAVARANERSSPLLVFFGITPSFPEANERHYRFMIEGLRHTKALLKKRGIAMTVRICSPDLGAVELSRHAALVVTDRGYLRIQRQWRSRAAAEMKCPLIQVESDAIVPVETASPKEAYTAGTLRPKILALLPFYLKPLRHGRLQVDSAGLKGQSLDLDDLDAVMEKIDCDRAVGPVSWIRGGTGEAKRLLRRFIAEKLDSVPHSRNDPSLDCVSHLSPYLHFGQISPLHVALEVLKTKSPGRDVFLEELIVRRELGFNFVFYNSSYDTIGCLPEWALKTLNKHGRDRREYLYDRGALESARTHDPYWNAAQKELLLRGAIHGYMRMYWGKKILEWSPSPEEAFATALALNNRYSLDGRDPNSFAGVAWCFGKHDRPWAERPIFGTVRYMNDRGLERKFDMDRYIERVDSAE
- a CDS encoding methyl-accepting chemotaxis protein, with the translated sequence MEHRDSASRLLRRFFFKCMFLTDGISYLIVIPLVVAVYLYSVTLSEKQVYAFIITVGVTAVIFLILNALWYRFLFRPFRKYCSALDRGGQIDDILKIGVRERFNSFNVLSSVSIVARWTLGFLVVSIGVSLISGIRFQQLLNLWIAGACVITISLIHYNYVAKELIKRFSELDMFRQADHVISDRTRTVLGSLAGQIVAGAITICFVLCLILIVTAITVGNHALGDLYAAVSKIDNAESVDLEKYSLTLLYWMAGMTMFWLCIATALLYKSFSERFAPLSELRERAVTFAQGDFTGGRIENSGGNEIGMLGTSMNILSERIRGIAGDIVSMSTQLAASSEQMASTSNQFSESAQQEAANAEEITASMEEMSSSIGSVAGNTVDLFNDLMHLIEHMQLLSQYIHGMSSSVKETFAVTQAIAADIQAGEQSLKNMNETMNAVTRSSNDMMNIVNIINDISDRINLLSLNASIEAARAGEAGRGFAVVAEEISKLADQTAHSISEITSLITMSNVEISKGMKEIIGTTETLQRIIHGVDSIENGMKQINNAMASQMQTNSTVQENVMMLKSRSEDIKIATGEQKIGVYEITQSMNTITHLSDTYSAGAEEIASTSQSVAEAAAALKSSVSYFKV
- the clpA gene encoding ATP-dependent Clp protease ATP-binding subunit ClpA gives rise to the protein MEINHELNNILMAAFQEAKMRKHEYLTPEHVLYATLFNETGKDIIRGSGGDIDNLSRKIKEFFTKHITTVEAEEPVQSEGFKNVLERAIWHTSSAQKDELDISDVLVSIFDESESFAAFFLQEEGITRYSLLNYISHGISQYPPDHEGEAEMAGEPEAEPDVREKKKGAKKAVEAFTTELTEKAGAGELDPLIGRKDIIERTVQVLCRRIKNNPIHVGDPGVGKTAITEGLAQFIARGEVPRPLQDAKIYSLDMGSLIAGTRFRGDFEERMKKVIAELQGMKNVILFIDEIHTVVGAGAVSGGSMDASNMLKPLLSHGKVKCIGTTTYEEYKKYFDKDRALSRRFQKIEIPETTMEETRDILAGLQERYEKYHNVKYSDDALRAAVELSSKYINDRFLPDKAIDVIDEAGAFTRMYRESDDEEISITVHDIEKVIAKMAKIPEKSVSSSETTRLKDIEAELKRQIFGQDGAIEHVCEAIKRNRAGFGNPDRPIASFLFVGPTGVGKTELARQLAQTLGVKLHRYDMSEYQEKHTVARLIGAPPGYVGYEEGGLLTEAIRKTPYAVLLLDEIEKAHQDIFNTLLQVMDYATLTDNTGKKADFRNVIIIMTSNAGAREIGKAQMGFEDRTVTETAIKDAVDRIFSPEFRNRLDAVVKFNDLDMDVIVQIVKKSIDLFRKQLAEKHIVLEVTDECYRWLGGKGYSPKFGAREIDRLVQDKIKKYFVDEVLFGRLAGGGTAVAEIVNDDVAIRIVEEKK
- a CDS encoding ATP-dependent Clp protease adaptor ClpS, translated to MPDNRGAGYQFDEDQSLKTEKRLDEPKMFRVILHNDHYTTMDFVVEVLMKIFRMPSAKAVQVMMDVHKKGAGMCGVYTFDIAVTKVGQVHQMARAREFPLKCSYEEA